The following are encoded in a window of Thermodesulfobacterium geofontis OPF15 genomic DNA:
- a CDS encoding DUF721 domain-containing protein, whose protein sequence is MFSFKEILKELNLPPEVKKSIIALELAQKNWEKVIHPDFFKKTKPYSFNHGTLVIEVPNHYYLQILSSQALEILERLESFAPSDLKPLFKNLKFIINPSLEKET, encoded by the coding sequence ATGTTTTCCTTTAAAGAAATTCTTAAAGAATTAAACCTTCCTCCAGAAGTTAAAAAAAGTATAATTGCTCTTGAATTAGCTCAAAAAAACTGGGAAAAAGTTATTCATCCAGACTTTTTCAAAAAAACAAAACCTTACTCCTTTAACCATGGAACTTTGGTTATTGAAGTACCAAATCATTACTATCTTCAAATTCTTTCTTCTCAAGCTTTAGAAATTCTTGAAAGACTTGAAAGTTTTGCTCCTTCAGATTTAAAACCTCTTTTTAAAAATTTGAAATTTATTATTAATCCATCCTTGGAAAAGGAAACTTAA